CAGTAATGGAATGGGAAATATAAAAATGGACCACCATAATTGATCGCTCCATAAAAATGGGAGTGCATAAAGAATTGCAGAAAGCATCAATAGAACCCAATATAATTTTTTCATAGAGTAGAGATTAATTGAGTTCGTATGCTTCGACAAGCTCAGCACGAACGGGTGAGAAAAATTAATTTTTTATTCCGTTCGCTCTGAGCCTGTCGAAGGGAGCGGACACATTATTTCCGCTCAAGAATAATAAATGTTGTTGCATGCGTACGCGAATGCGACCATGAAAGATGAATATCTAAAGAATCAAGATCAGCACCAGTATCTTTATTAAGAAAAATATACGGCCGCCCTTCTATTTTTTTTATTGTAGTATGTGCACATAAGGTGAGAAAAGGAAGTTTATTATTGGGATATGCATAACAAAGAGCTTTATACAACGCTTCGCGTGCAGCAAAGCGTACTGCAAAACGTTCCGCGCTTTTATTTTTGTTCTCTAAACAATATGTAATTTCATCTACTGAAAAAATTCGTGACAATTTTTTAGATGAATATGTATGCCACAATGCAAACCGTTCTATTTCAACAATATCGACACCAATACCAAGAATCATATGACTGACCCTGCGATACATTTTTGAAGACAAAAACACTCAGTGCGAGCGGAAGTGAGCCCATAAATCATTGTTGCGCCTCTTTTTCAAGATATTGATCAAGCGAGCGATACATAATAGCTTCTTGAATGTGCACAACATCAATTTCATCACTCGCTGCCAAATCAGCAATAGTACGCGCAACTTTTAATACTTTATGATACCCACGCATACTCAAATTTAATTTATCAAAAGCTTTTCTAATAATAGCTTCTGCCGCAGGAGTTAAAATACAATATTTTTCAACCTGATCAGCTGCCATAAAATTATTATAGATACTCGCACTGCCAAATCTTTTTTCTTGAATGCTTCGTGCAACAATAACCTTTTCATACAACACCGCACTGCTTTGTGTATCTGTGGTTATTTTTATTGAGTCATATTCAATAGATTGCACATGCACTTGTAAATCAATACGATCCAACAACGGGCCTGATAACTTGCTAATATATTTAACTATCTGTTGACGAGAACAGGTACATTGTCGTTTCTTATCACCAAAAAACCCACACGGGCATGGATTAAGTGCTGCAATCAGTAAAAATGATGCTGGGAACGAAACACTTTGCGCAACACGAGATATTGAAACTGTTTTACTTTCAAGCGGTTGTCGTAATGCTTCAAGCGTGTCGCGTCTGAATTCCGTTAGTTCGTCTAAAAATAAAACACCATGATGTGCCAAACTTATTTCACCCGGTTGAGGATATGTTCCTCCTCCAACAAGTCCTGCTTGCGAAATAGTATGATGTGGGTTGCGGAATGCACGTTTGGTGAGTAATGATTGATTGTTAAGTTTGCCGGTGATTGAATAGATTTTACTTGTTTCTAGCACTTGTTCAAATGTCATCGGTGGCATAATAGATTCAAGTCGTTTTGCAAGCATTGTTTTACCAGAACCAGGAGATCCGATAAAAAGAATATTGTGCCGCCCTGCTGCAGCAATTTGCAATGCTCTTTTTGCCATCTGCTGCCCTTTAACTTGAGCAAAATCAAGAGAAGGATCTGATAATGCTGCACTATATTCATCAAAAACGTGTTGTGCAGGCTTAATATTTTGTTCACCACGTAAATACGCAATCAACTCAACAAGATGATCAACTCCAATAACTTCTAAATCTTTAATCAAGGCAGCTTCTTGCATATTTGCTTTTGGCACAACAATGCGTTTTTTCCCTAATTTTTGCGCATCGAATGCAATTGCTAATGCCCCTTTGATAAAACGAATACTACCATCAAGGGAAAGCTCTCCCAAAAATAATGTTTCTTGCAAAAAATCTTTAGGAACTTCCAAAAACTGATTTGCAAGCAAGATACCTATCGCAATCGGCAGATCAAATAATGTTCCCTCTTTTTTTAAATCTGCCGGAGCCAAATTAACCGTGATACGTTTGGCAGGAAGCCGGAAACCCGCGTTTTTGAGCGATGTTAAAATTCGTTTATTACTTTCTTTAATTGCAGTATCAGGTAATCCAACGATATAAAAGTTGACCAATCCAAAAGAGATATCAACTTCAACTTCTACCAAATGTGCATCAACACCTATTGTTGTTGCGGAAAATATTTTTGCGTGCATTTTATAATTTCTTACGTGTAATAATTTGTAAATTCCAACAAACTTAATAATTAAAATATATATCATAAGTTTTGATAATTGGAAATAGATATTATCATAATCATCCTACATGCATTGCATAAGTATCATTAATTGGGGTGGTAGTTTTTCAAAATCCTCGTAAACTAAGCAATGTTAATGAGCACCTTGAGCGCTTTATCCTTCAACAAGTTCAGGATGAGCGCCACGAAGACCGGACTTGTGTAGGAAGCATATGAATAAAAAAATAGGTATTTCATTTTTGACCCTTTCACTATCCCTTTGTCTTACCAGCGCCGAGCTGATAGAAGGCGATAAAGATGCGCCAGAAGGACAAACTTTTTCATTTAGTGTAAATAGAAACATTTTCAGTTCTACGGGCAATTTTTACGAAAGCGCGAACGAAAATCTCACCGCAAATCAAGAATTTACGATCTCTCGGCTTATACGTGGCACAAAAGCATTTGCACCACTCACTCCTGAAACAATTACCCTCGGTGGAGTACAAAATGCACCCAATCCTCTTTTTGGAACAAAAATCCTTGCACTCGGAATGCTGGAAACAGAAGACGGATTATTCCTTCGAGATATTCCCGTTGTTGTTGGAGAAAATAAACCTGCCACAGTGTATCTTTTTGAAAATATCTCTCAACCAACAAACATAGAGGTAGAATTTTCGCAAGATGTACATGATGCACAAGGCAATGTTTCGAACGGAATTGTTGATCTTACAACAAATAACATTGGGCATGTATTTGCTGCTGCAAAGCCAAATGGTGGTGAATTTGGAGATCTTAATAGCGGTATTGCATTATTAGTACGAGGAACTATTGATGTTCCGCAAGGAGAAGATAAAACAAGATTTAGAATTTTTAGTGAAGTAAATGCAAATACCGGTTCTATTATTCAACCACAAGCATTGCGCCTTGACCCCACTTCACCTGCTATAGCGATAAATAATCCACTTGCCAATATTGTAAACAACCAAGTTGCAATGCATTGGGATGCTTCTCTTGAACGTCTTTTTATTGGTTTGCAAACTACTGCTAACAGCGGTATCAATGATGGTACTCGCGCTGTTGCAGTGTGTAAGTTCATAGAAGATGGCGCAATCACCTTGGAAACAATTGTGCCAGACAGTGTCTTTACAACCGGTAGCACCACTAACATTATTGGTGCACGTGGAGCAAATCAACAAGTATCAATTCATGCACTCAACACTATGTACACAAGTACAGCGCTTAATTATTTAATTGTGGTAGGCAATGTTGGCAATCCTGCTTCAACACATCAATCTGTATTTGCATTACCGCTTGTTAACACAGGTGATGTGCGAGGTACAATTGCACAAAAAGATGCACAACCCCACAATGTTTTCAGGGATGCGCCTGTTCCGCGTTTGATTGCTCGCACTATTAGTGAACCAGCAATAACTGCAAGCCAGATGACACAATCAACTGATAGCGCCGCACAAGTTGGTAGCGGACAACTACTGGCAGGACCTATCGTAAATATTATTGTGCGCGATGATACTGTGTTTGCATACGTTGGTGAAAATATGCCAGGCGTTTATTCTTCGCAAGCAATTTTTGATGCTGCAGGAAAAATAACATCATGGAGCCAATGGCAACGAGCAGCAGGAACAACAGATACTATTTTTGCAGCAGCGCTCAATGCATTTGAAGGTAACTTTATACTTGCTTCGGGAACAACCACAGATACAGTGAACACAGTCAAACGAACATTGTGGTCAGATGGATCACCAGAAGGCCTACAGCCATTAACAACAATTTTAGATAATACACTTGTACCAAGTAATGGTGGCACACAAGGAATGCAAACATTTTTGCCAAACACACCTGGATTACAAAACATTTCTGTACTTGCTGCTGGTGGCATTGGAAATATTCTTCTTGCGCAAACAGGAATACTTAGTGTTGATGACATTATCATTCCAACTCCTGGCGCTGATTTTAATCAGCTAGAAGAATTCACCAATGGCACAATTACTAATGATGTTGCGGCAAAAACAGTAGTAATTTCTGGTGGCGCACTCACTACTGTTGGACCAATCACCGCATTAGAAATTGCACGCAACGCATCTGACGGATGGCTTTTTGTTGGCGGATCAAACGGACTTGCAATTTTAGCACAAGAAGATGGCACAGGTTGGAATGCTGCAACACAACTCGGCGATAATCTTGATGGTTTAGCAACCGGTATGCAATTTAAAATCATCGGCAATTACAGTTTTGTAAAAAAACTTATCCATGATGGTAATTTTTTGTTTGTTATTACTCACAGCACAATTGATCGTATTAATTTGACTAGTTCAGATTTTGGCACGAACACTCTTGATGTAATTACAATTGCATCCATTGGAAATAATGTGGTAGCAAACAGAGGTGGTTTTCTTGATGGTATATTCTCACAAGCACTCGGCATTATTGCAACAACAGATGGATTGCTCCGCATTGGCAATGGCAAAGACATTCGCACTATAACGAATGAAGCAGACGCGCAATGGATACCTCTTGCCATTGGAGAAAACGCGGGAGCTCCTATAGCACTCTATACCGTAACAGCAACCAATCGCCTACAAAATATCACTAACTTTAACGGTGGGTATTTTTATGTTCTTACCGCTGATGTTGGCCTTGACCAATCGCGCATTAACAGATTTGCAGTACAGCCACTTGGCGCCACCGATGCAGTAAGCTCAACAACTGTACAAGCATTTGACGATCTTTTTGTAAAAAATATTCCTTCATTTTTACTTTCATTTGGTGAATTTAGAAGCAATTTTGCAACAGATGGAGCACTGTATTTCGCAACAAGAAATCAAAATGTGTTACTTGCGCCAATCGTAATGCTCACACCATCCTCTCCTGTACCTCGTGTTGGTGTTGGTAATGTTGGCGATCGTAGTACAACAGTAAGAATAGATGTTCAACAGGGATCGGAAATAAATTACTTTTCACGTAGTGCAGCTTCGGGAAGCTGGATTGCTGCAGGAAATTTTGATACACAAGTGCTTGAATAGATATCATAAAACTTTTTAGAAATAAACGTAGGATGCTGCAATGACGTGCAGAAAAAAAGTAGCGCTCTCACTCACTTTTATATCACTCGCTCTGATGAGCAACTCTCTCAGAGCAATGAATATTGTTAACACAATGTGGCCGTATGACACTTTAATTCGCCCAACATTCAACAACCTGCGCAGATGGCAACTTGCCTTCTACGCAGAAGGTGGATTTCATAATGCTAAAGGATTTAATGATGAAGGTAGCGTAGCAAACCCTTTGCGCATCTGGAACTGCCAACAAAATGCACTTGCCATGCTTGAAGGTTTCCCTGAAGACAGTGCAATTGCACAATTGCGCTCGGCACTTCTTGATTCTGACAATGGTGTACGCGGACGATTTATTGTTGATGGTGATTTGCAACTCAATTTTGGCGCTGCTTTTGCAAGTAATTTTTATTTTGCTCGTGATTGGCGTATTGGACTGTATCTGCCCGTGTACAAAATGACACTCAAAAATGTTAACTTTATCGATCAAACACCAAATATTGATAACTTAGATAAGCTCGTACATGCACTGCTTACTGATAATTTAGCTGCAAACGTGCAAACACTTGGTTGTCTTGATATCGGCGACTGGCAACGCACTGGCGTTGGTGATTTGACTATGCTTGTTGAATGGTTCCGTGATTTTTACCAAAATAAACCTTTCCTAAAATGTGTACGTGTTAATTGGCGTTGGGGTATTGGATTTCCAACAGGACTACGTGAAAATGAAAATTTAATTTTCGCAGTTCCATTTGGATATGATGGTGCAGTCTCAATGCCATTTGGTTTAGGTCTTGATTTGACACTGGGAACAAATTTTAAATGTGGTATTGACGTTCAGTTAACACAAATTTTTGGTCACACACGCACGCGCCGAATTAAAACGGATCTTGAACAAACAGAATTGCTGTTGCTAGAAAAAACCGCAGTATTCAAAGATTCTGGTTTGGTACAGCGCTTTAACTTGTACGTTGAACTCTATCGCTTTATCAAAGGATTATCATTCAAAGTTGGATACCAATACCTCAAACAAGGCAGTGCTGACTTTTCATTAAAAACACAAGAATTTTCCAACAACATTGCAAACACTTCACCACGCCTTGATGATTTTACCATGCATCATATGATTACTAAGTTTACGTATGACTTTGGTTATCATTGGCCCGAAATGCGCACACGACCAGAATTAGGACTATTTACTCGCCAACCAGTTAACGGCAAAAATGTTGCACTATTCCCAACAATTGGTGCAGTAATTTCTGTTGATTTTTAGAATAAAAGAGGGCTTGGATTTCTCCAAGCCCTAAAATCACTAAAAAACTTAAAAAAATAACATCAATTATCTTATTGATTACGATCTACTTCTGCTTCAATTGATTTTACTTTTTTCTCATGTTCTGCTTTTAAAACATCACGCATTAAACCCTTGTAAGCCTGTTTTAAGAGAGTACAATCCAAGCAACTAGTTACTTTTTCACGTTCCTTTACGAGATCCAAAGCAGTTTTACCATTTTCATCTTTTGAAAATAATAACTCATTTAAATTATCAATCATTGCTTCTTCTAGATCTTGCTCTATTTCACCCTTATCAACCGCAAATGGTTTACCGCTGACTTGTACTGCCATTTCAAAATCTGGATCACCACAACCACGAGCTATAGCACGAAAAATATTTTTATCTTCATTATTACCTGTTGCAAAAACTTCAACGGTAAGATGTTCGCCAATTTTTACAGTAAGATTGTTTACATCAGCGTTAGCCATCACTGCCATCGTTGCAGCCATCAGCAACAATTTTTTTGAATTTTTCATAAGAACCCTCTCTGTGTAGTTAAAAAAGTTTATGATACTTGCATAAAAGGATACACTATACAGAAAAATTTGCAGCAATAACGCACACATTTTTCTACGTCAACCGACTTGATAATCATGAGCATCATTGGTATACATTAGAAGTATCGTAATACTATTTTTTAAAAAGGAAGCTTGATGAAAAGAAAAATTCAGCAACATTATTTTTTAAGTTTTTTATTCCTGTTACTACCAGCTCATACGTATGCAGCAAAGTCCAACACAGTTATTGCAACTATTAACACAGGAATTACTCCAACAGGAATTGCTATTACTCCTGATAATCATTTTGCGTACGTTGCGAATAACAATAACTATGGACTGACGGGTGAAGATTCGGTAAGTGTACTAAAATTAAAAAATAATACCGTCAAGCAAACCATATTCCACAGTAGCTTCAATCAACCATACACAATAACTATAAATCCAAATGGCACACGCGCATATGTAACCAATAGCAACAGTACAACAATAAGTATTATCAATACTGCAACCAATCATGTAGTAGGTATTATTGATGGTTTTGATGGCCCGTCTGGTATGGTCATCACTCCTACTTGCAATAGAGCATATGTAAATAACTATGGTGGACCTGAAGGAGTTGGTAGTGGTAATGGAACAACGGTAAGTGTTGTTAACTTAAATAACAATACTATCATTGCAACAATCCCGGTGGGACTTGCTCCTGCTGCACTAGCACTAACACCGGATGGTAAATATGTGTATGTTGCTAACTATGTTGATGGCAATACAGGCACTGGAATCATAAGTATTATACAAACAAGTAACAATACTGTAGTTGGAACTATTCCAGGATTTTCTGGACCGTTTGCAATTGCAATAGCACCTAACGGTAAATATGCATATGTAACTAATTTTGGCAGCAATAATTTTGAACCAATAGGAACAACAGTAAGTGTTATCAAATTAAAAAATGGTACAATTGTGGCAACGATTGATCTTGGAATACAACCAGCTGGCATCGCAATAACATCAGATGGCCGTTTTGCATATGTTACTAATTATAATGCTCTGTATGCAGGTTCTAATTTTACAGACTTAACTGCCGGTCAAGGAACAGTGAATATTATTGATATTGATAAAAATGAGGTAGTTTCTCCAACAATAGCTGTTGGACAATCTCCTGCTAACATTGCAATATCTCCAAACGGTAAACACGCATATGTTTCTAATTTTACTTCTAATACCGTGAACGTCATTGCATTGCCACATTTAAAAAAATGGCATGCCAGCTGAAGCTTTACGCGAAAGCTGGTGGAAGACATGCGATGCACTTCGAACTTTTAATTGGAACAGTTTCAAAGAACAACTTTATTCAATATCACGGCATATTTAGCATAATGATAAAAGACATAAGTATTACTTTGTCATCAAAACCTCAAAGGCGTGTTCATTAATGCCAGCATGTACCAAGGAAAAAATGAAAAAATACTTACCAAGTTGGGAAAAAAATTACAACAAAACAAATCCTTTTGTTAATTATGATATTTCAACAAAAGATGTTCCTTGGATAAAACCAGCTTTGGTATGCGAAGTTCAATTTACAGAATAAACACGCTCTAATAAATTGCATCATCCAAGTTATTTGGGATTGCGAAGAGATAAGAATACTAAGGAAGCGAGAAAGCAAGAGTGAGCTTATAAAAACTATTGAAATCTCATAAAATTATGAAAAGTTCGTATCTCCCTCAAAATCTTTTGCTTTCACCTTTGTGGATTTATTTAAAAGTTTATCATACAGGTAGTTTATAAAGACTTTTACCTCTTCCAGGTTATCCAATTCAAGCTCACCATATTTTTTTATAATCTGATCTGCAAGAAAATAATTTTTAATACTTATAATGTCGTAAAGTTCTCTAATGAATTCTTCTTGAATACTAGCAGTTTCTTGTTTAAAATCATTAATTCTTTTATCTAAATCGCTAAAATTAAAGCTTTGATTGAAATAACATTGCATGAAGTATTTTAATCTTTTCATTAGAACGTCCTAAAAATATTTAAATCGGGAAAGCCGTTAGTATTATAAATCCAAAATCAGATTTATCATCTTTTCTCAGGATCATCCTTGAACTATTCAAATCATAATAAGGATTATTTTTTGCTTTTAAAATACCCATACCAACAGAATATGAATGGGTAACTTCGCAAACCAATTCCATTTCAGGCTCCTTAGCGAGCCATAAAGATATTTCTTTAATATTGGTTTTTAAATTCTCTTGTACAGCATTCGTTGCTGTTCGTTTATCAGTGAATGTTGTCACGGATGTGCGCTTCATTTTCGATGCCCTGTTTTTTAAATAATCATATCTCTTTCCCACATGTCTTTCTAATGTATGTCCTCCAGCTTTTTCCATAATATCCAAGATATCATCACTAACATTTCTAATTTTATGAAGAATTTCCTCTGCCCATTTTTTAGGACAAACTTGTCGTCTTATTTGTGGAATAACTGACTGATTATCTGCAAAGTAAACTAAGTCCTTTTTTATCAGCTCTGCTGATTATAATGAATCTTTCTTAAGCAACTAATATTCTATTTTTCTTCATCTAATGGTTGGCGTACATTTTCTAAATATTCAGCAGAAATAGCTCCTATTTTTGTATAATTCTCACGCGCTTCGCGCAAACTAATATTGTTTGCCCCTCCTCTATAATCAGGATTATCTCGTTGAATATTGTCATCTTCCCAATAACAAACAGAGCATATATCAAAACTCCCAGGACTATCATCTAAAGTATAATAACCACAACACGGGCATTGGTATTTTTTTTTCATGTTAATCCATTACTTATGTTTAGTAGTTTGTTCGATCCAATATTCAAAACCTTTTTCGGGCTGGAATAGAGTTTCTATAGTACCATCAGGTTTAGCTACAGCGAATTCATTTGTTAATTTATTGTATCTGAATACCCAACCTTCTTTAGAAATGAAACCATCAACATGATCTTTTATCTCACTATTTAAAAGAATTCTAGCTCTATTAAGATACTCTTCAATTGTAATAGTTATATTTTTTCCCCACTCAGCTTTTTTAATGACATGTTTTGTAAAATGCTTTTCTAACTTACCTTGAGCAAAATCAATAGCTTTCCAATTTAAATGTGCTTCAGGCAATACGTTTGCTGCGGCTGATAAAGATTTTTCTTCTGTAATAGCATGGTACAGTTCTTGTGAAAAAATCGTAGTTTTCCTATCAATCGCCAATTTGTTCTTTATACCAAAAACCTTATTTGCTACTTGTGGACCTTCTTCAACAATCAATTTTCCAAATCCAGCAACTTCAACAGCATATTCCTTACTAAAGAGCTGACCAGTTTCAGTCACCTTTGCTAACTCTCTCATAAATGCATTGCTTGCTGTTTGTGTACATTGACCCATAGCATGGAATACCAATGCATCTAAGATCATCGTTGTTGCAATTTTAGAACTGTTTTCAATGCATTCTTGCCATGACATTGCTTCTAATGTTTCACGAGTTGTGTAGATTGCTTCAAGAGCTTTTTTTATCTGTTCTTGTGTATGCATTCGCTGAGAGTTTTTCAAATGCGTCATTGCTTGTGATTCTGGTACAATCAGATCTGAAAGTGCTACATAATATAATTGCGCATCTTGAATTACCATTGCATCTGCACAGAGCAAACTCATATGCAGTGCTCCTGTCGCCATATCTTTCCAATGCTCAATGCTTGTAAAAGTAGATACTCCTCTGCATGCTCCTTTTGTAACAGCATATGATGCATCGTACAGTACATTCATTCCATGCTGCAGAACATCGGTGACTATAAAACAAAAATCAGACAACCCAAATGCTACTATTGCATTTGATTCTTTTAGAGCTTGTTGAGCACAGGAATGTACTACTGGTGACAATGTTTGGACATGATTATCATAACTGAAAGTTCGCTCTAACAAATACATCGTATTACGCGATTCAGAT
The window above is part of the Candidatus Babeliales bacterium genome. Proteins encoded here:
- a CDS encoding holo-ACP synthase, which codes for MILGIGVDIVEIERFALWHTYSSKKLSRIFSVDEITYCLENKNKSAERFAVRFAAREALYKALCYAYPNNKLPFLTLCAHTTIKKIEGRPYIFLNKDTGADLDSLDIHLSWSHSRTHATTFIILERK
- a CDS encoding YifB family Mg chelatase-like AAA ATPase → MHAKIFSATTIGVDAHLVEVEVDISFGLVNFYIVGLPDTAIKESNKRILTSLKNAGFRLPAKRITVNLAPADLKKEGTLFDLPIAIGILLANQFLEVPKDFLQETLFLGELSLDGSIRFIKGALAIAFDAQKLGKKRIVVPKANMQEAALIKDLEVIGVDHLVELIAYLRGEQNIKPAQHVFDEYSAALSDPSLDFAQVKGQQMAKRALQIAAAGRHNILFIGSPGSGKTMLAKRLESIMPPMTFEQVLETSKIYSITGKLNNQSLLTKRAFRNPHHTISQAGLVGGGTYPQPGEISLAHHGVLFLDELTEFRRDTLEALRQPLESKTVSISRVAQSVSFPASFLLIAALNPCPCGFFGDKKRQCTCSRQQIVKYISKLSGPLLDRIDLQVHVQSIEYDSIKITTDTQSSAVLYEKVIVARSIQEKRFGSASIYNNFMAADQVEKYCILTPAAEAIIRKAFDKLNLSMRGYHKVLKVARTIADLAASDEIDVVHIQEAIMYRSLDQYLEKEAQQ
- a CDS encoding YncE family protein, whose amino-acid sequence is MKRKIQQHYFLSFLFLLLPAHTYAAKSNTVIATINTGITPTGIAITPDNHFAYVANNNNYGLTGEDSVSVLKLKNNTVKQTIFHSSFNQPYTITINPNGTRAYVTNSNSTTISIINTATNHVVGIIDGFDGPSGMVITPTCNRAYVNNYGGPEGVGSGNGTTVSVVNLNNNTIIATIPVGLAPAALALTPDGKYVYVANYVDGNTGTGIISIIQTSNNTVVGTIPGFSGPFAIAIAPNGKYAYVTNFGSNNFEPIGTTVSVIKLKNGTIVATIDLGIQPAGIAITSDGRFAYVTNYNALYAGSNFTDLTAGQGTVNIIDIDKNEVVSPTIAVGQSPANIAISPNGKHAYVSNFTSNTVNVIALPHLKKWHAS
- a CDS encoding RNase A-like domain-containing protein, producing the protein MEKAGGHTLERHVGKRYDYLKNRASKMKRTSVTTFTDKRTATNAVQENLKTNIKEISLWLAKEPEMELVCEVTHSYSVGMGILKAKNNPYYDLNSSRMILRKDDKSDFGFIILTAFPI
- a CDS encoding CPCC family cysteine-rich protein, giving the protein MKKKYQCPCCGYYTLDDSPGSFDICSVCYWEDDNIQRDNPDYRGGANNISLREARENYTKIGAISAEYLENVRQPLDEEK